The Halocalculus aciditolerans genome includes a window with the following:
- a CDS encoding cob(I)yrinic acid a,c-diamide adenosyltransferase: MTDTTDTTEPTDADEQATNGQTTDQQTTDKQTADGQTAGDDQRARTPGRGRNPTPVGVEPAEPEAFGLVQAWWGDGKGKTTAAMGMGFRAAGHGYRVHMLQFMKGGASSVEDVRGEYNAIDAFPGFSYENTGHYGWHGLLDGSSDDEHAAKAEGGLRRARELLDAAGGVDGPLPLDGPADDGMHMLILDEALYAVDQGLLDEADVVDLVESKPDDLELVLTGSHTKPDYLYEHADLVTKVQKEKHPIDAGQRARKGTEY, translated from the coding sequence ATGACCGACACAACTGACACGACCGAACCGACCGACGCAGACGAACAGGCAACGAACGGACAGACGACGGACCAGCAAACGACGGATAAGCAGACGGCGGACGGGCAGACGGCGGGCGACGACCAGCGAGCGCGGACGCCGGGACGGGGTCGGAATCCGACGCCGGTGGGCGTCGAGCCGGCCGAACCCGAGGCGTTCGGGCTCGTGCAGGCGTGGTGGGGGGACGGGAAGGGGAAGACCACCGCGGCGATGGGGATGGGGTTCCGGGCGGCCGGCCACGGCTACCGCGTCCACATGCTCCAGTTCATGAAGGGCGGGGCGTCCAGCGTCGAGGACGTCCGCGGCGAGTACAACGCCATCGACGCCTTCCCCGGTTTCTCCTACGAGAACACCGGCCACTACGGCTGGCACGGCCTCCTCGACGGCTCCAGCGACGACGAGCACGCCGCGAAGGCCGAAGGCGGCCTGCGCCGGGCGCGCGAACTCCTCGACGCCGCCGGGGGCGTCGACGGCCCGCTCCCGCTCGACGGCCCCGCCGACGACGGCATGCACATGCTCATCCTCGACGAGGCGCTCTACGCCGTCGACCAGGGCCTCCTCGACGAAGCCGACGTCGTCGACCTCGTGGAGTCGAAGCCGGACGACCTCGAACTCGTCCTCACCGGGAGCCACACGAAACCCGACTACCTCTACGAGCACGCCGACCTCGTGACGAAGGTACAGAAGGAGAAACACCCCATCGACGCCGGGCAGCGCGCGCGGAAGGGAACCGAGTACTGA
- a CDS encoding cobyric acid synthase, protein MAETLLVAGTASHVGKSTVAAGLCRLLARRGVAVAPYKAQNMSNNARVVATPDGDPGEIGVSQHTQARAADVTPTTDVNPVLLKPRGAGESQLILQGDAVGHYEAGTYYEEHWATARDAAVDSYERLAREHDVIVAEGAGSIAEINLHDRDLANLETARFADADILLLVDIERGGAFASLYGTLELLPDDIRERVVGAAITKFRGDPALLDAGVNEVESRTGVPVLGVLPYEDPGLPAEDSLSLPDAGEHATLGDDDVPAERSITVAVPRLPHISNFTDLEPLAAEPGVRVRYLPLDASLADADAVVLPGTKNTVDDRIALRDAGFDDALRGFDGPVVGLCGGYQLLGQRLTNADIEGTGDSDTLPGLGLLPVETRFRPDKHLERTTVTVDGTGPIAGATGTATGYEIHMGHTTPTGTDSSAEPSRTGTLSAGESSDAGDLAHPLGEQSAATDRVLGTYLHGLFENENVRTAFRDAVYDHADTRPPETEASPGDAFERAADLVETNLDLDRLGLRHLL, encoded by the coding sequence ATGGCGGAGACGCTGCTGGTCGCGGGGACGGCGAGCCACGTCGGGAAGAGCACCGTCGCCGCCGGCCTCTGCCGCCTCCTCGCACGCCGCGGCGTCGCCGTCGCGCCCTACAAAGCGCAGAACATGAGCAACAACGCGCGCGTCGTCGCGACGCCCGACGGCGACCCCGGCGAAATCGGTGTCTCCCAGCACACGCAGGCGCGCGCCGCCGACGTCACGCCGACGACCGACGTCAACCCCGTGCTCTTGAAACCCCGCGGGGCGGGCGAGAGCCAACTCATTCTTCAGGGCGACGCCGTCGGCCACTACGAGGCTGGCACCTACTACGAGGAGCACTGGGCGACCGCGCGCGACGCCGCCGTCGACTCCTACGAACGCCTCGCCCGCGAGCACGACGTCATCGTCGCCGAGGGCGCGGGCAGCATCGCCGAAATCAACCTCCACGACCGCGACCTCGCCAACCTCGAAACCGCGCGGTTCGCCGACGCCGACATTCTCCTCCTCGTCGACATCGAGCGCGGCGGCGCGTTCGCCAGCCTCTACGGCACCCTCGAACTCCTCCCCGACGACATCCGCGAGCGCGTCGTCGGTGCGGCGATCACGAAGTTCCGCGGCGACCCCGCCCTCCTCGACGCCGGCGTCAACGAGGTCGAATCCCGCACCGGCGTCCCCGTCCTCGGCGTCCTCCCCTACGAGGACCCCGGCCTCCCCGCCGAAGACTCCCTCTCCCTCCCCGACGCCGGCGAGCACGCCACCCTCGGCGACGACGACGTTCCCGCCGAACGGTCCATCACTGTCGCCGTCCCCCGCCTCCCCCACATCTCCAACTTCACCGACCTCGAACCGCTCGCTGCAGAACCCGGCGTCCGCGTCCGATACCTCCCGCTCGACGCCTCGCTCGCCGACGCCGACGCCGTCGTCCTCCCCGGAACCAAGAACACCGTCGACGACCGCATCGCCCTCCGCGACGCCGGCTTCGACGACGCCCTCCGCGGCTTCGACGGCCCCGTCGTCGGCCTCTGCGGCGGCTACCAGCTCCTCGGACAGCGCCTCACGAACGCCGACATCGAGGGCACCGGCGACTCCGACACCCTCCCCGGCCTCGGCCTCCTCCCCGTCGAAACCCGATTCCGCCCCGACAAACACCTCGAACGAACCACCGTCACCGTCGACGGCACCGGCCCCATCGCCGGCGCGACCGGCACCGCCACCGGCTACGAAATCCACATGGGCCACACCACCCCGACCGGCACCGACTCGTCTGCCGAACCGAGTCGTACCGGTACCCTCTCGGCTGGCGAGTCGAGCGACGCCGGCGACCTCGCTCACCCGCTCGGCGAGCAGAGCGCCGCCACCGACCGCGTCCTCGGAACCTACCTCCACGGCCTCTTCGAGAACGAGAACGTCCGCACCGCCTTCCGCGACGCCGTCTACGACCACGCCGACACGCGCCCGCCCGAGACGGAGGCGTCCCCCGGCGACGCCTTCGAGCGCGCCGCCGACCTCGTCGAGACGAACCTCGACCTCGACCGACTCGGCCTCCGCCACCTCCTCTGA
- a CDS encoding M23 family metallopeptidase, producing the protein MVTPSGSDAPRPLHRRVVARLAGVSVWVILGVGFALGLLVQSVGGPWWLAFLCYLMAGLLPVLLQAVSTDDTAADISNRERAVYTLAVLRWAVTPWGVLAQLRQLWGQVVAYARYRGAMPNTVRGAPKTTLSLPFDGEWTVMNGGVAKATSHSWEILSQRYAYDFAVTDADGESHAGDGASLADYYAFGREIRAPAAGTVVAVRDRLRDYPKPGSLWLEWRTGNVAGNHVTIEHADGEYSFLAHLKAGSTTVEPGDSVEAGDVVGRCGNSGHSTEPHLHYQLQDAASFWTAAGLPPRFTGVDVERDSESEEERSDADSRPSEPAAGTYLVAGDRVSRRTAE; encoded by the coding sequence ATGGTGACCCCTTCGGGGAGCGACGCGCCGCGCCCGCTGCATCGACGCGTCGTCGCCCGACTGGCCGGCGTCAGCGTCTGGGTGATTCTGGGTGTCGGCTTCGCGCTCGGCCTGCTCGTGCAATCCGTCGGCGGGCCGTGGTGGCTCGCCTTCCTCTGCTACCTCATGGCCGGCCTCCTCCCGGTTCTCCTCCAGGCCGTCTCGACAGACGACACCGCGGCCGACATCTCGAATCGGGAGCGCGCGGTCTACACGCTCGCGGTGCTCCGATGGGCGGTCACGCCCTGGGGCGTCCTCGCGCAACTCCGCCAGCTCTGGGGGCAGGTCGTCGCGTACGCCCGGTATCGCGGCGCGATGCCGAACACGGTGCGGGGCGCGCCGAAGACGACGCTGTCCCTCCCGTTCGACGGCGAGTGGACGGTGATGAACGGCGGCGTCGCGAAGGCGACGTCGCACTCGTGGGAGATTCTCTCCCAGCGGTACGCGTACGATTTCGCCGTCACGGACGCCGACGGAGAGAGCCACGCGGGCGACGGCGCGAGCCTCGCCGACTACTACGCGTTCGGCCGGGAGATTCGCGCGCCCGCGGCGGGGACGGTCGTCGCGGTGCGCGACCGCCTCCGGGACTACCCGAAGCCGGGGAGTCTCTGGCTGGAGTGGCGGACGGGAAACGTCGCGGGCAACCACGTCACCATCGAACACGCGGACGGCGAGTACTCCTTCCTCGCGCACCTGAAAGCCGGGAGCACGACCGTCGAACCCGGCGACAGCGTCGAGGCGGGTGACGTCGTCGGGCGCTGTGGGAACTCCGGACACTCCACCGAACCACACCTCCACTACCAGCTCCAGGACGCCGCGAGCTTCTGGACGGCCGCCGGCCTCCCGCCGCGCTTCACCGGCGTCGACGTCGAACGCGATAGCGAGTCCGAGGAGGAGCGCAGCGACGCCGACAGCCGGCCGAGTGAGCCGGCAGCGGGAACGTATCTCGTCGCAGGCGACCGCGTCAGCCGCCGGACCGCCGAGTAG
- a CDS encoding zinc-dependent alcohol dehydrogenase family protein: MRAAVYHGPGDVRVEEVPDPELEAPTDAIVRITHTAVCGSDLWFYRGESDYPAGGRVGHEPMGVVEAVGDDVTSLEPGDRVLSPFSISCGECEFCRKGLYTSCTADESWGGENTGAQGEKVRAPHADGTLVRVPDRYADDEDVLESLLPLTDVMCTGHHAAVSAGVDAGDTAIVVGDGAVGLCGVLAASRLGAERVVAMGHHEDRLEIAREFGATDVIAARGEDAVEEAIELTDGGANHVLECVGAESSMETAAEVARPGGTVGYVGVPQGVETTGFLDTMFRKNVGLEGGVAPVRKYVDDLMADVLQGTLDPSPVFTKTVDLDGVPDGYAAMDERDAVKVMVKLDD; this comes from the coding sequence ATGCGCGCAGCCGTCTACCACGGACCCGGTGACGTCCGAGTCGAAGAAGTCCCCGACCCCGAGCTCGAAGCGCCCACGGACGCGATCGTCCGCATCACGCACACCGCGGTCTGCGGGAGCGACCTCTGGTTCTACCGCGGCGAGAGCGACTACCCGGCGGGCGGTCGCGTCGGCCACGAACCCATGGGAGTCGTCGAGGCGGTCGGCGACGACGTCACCTCGCTCGAACCCGGCGACCGCGTGCTCTCGCCGTTCTCCATCTCCTGTGGGGAGTGCGAGTTCTGCCGGAAGGGCCTCTACACGTCCTGCACCGCCGACGAGAGCTGGGGCGGCGAGAACACGGGCGCACAAGGGGAAAAAGTCCGCGCGCCCCACGCGGACGGCACGCTGGTCCGCGTCCCGGACCGGTACGCCGACGACGAGGACGTCCTCGAATCCCTCCTCCCGCTCACGGACGTGATGTGCACGGGCCACCACGCCGCCGTCAGCGCGGGCGTCGACGCCGGCGACACCGCCATCGTCGTCGGGGACGGCGCGGTCGGCCTCTGCGGCGTGCTCGCCGCGTCCCGCCTCGGCGCGGAGCGCGTCGTCGCCATGGGCCACCACGAGGACCGACTGGAGATCGCTCGCGAGTTCGGCGCGACCGACGTGATCGCCGCCCGCGGCGAGGACGCCGTCGAAGAAGCGATTGAACTCACGGACGGCGGCGCGAACCACGTCCTCGAATGCGTCGGCGCGGAGTCCTCCATGGAGACCGCGGCCGAGGTCGCGCGCCCCGGCGGCACCGTCGGCTACGTCGGCGTCCCGCAGGGCGTCGAGACCACGGGCTTCCTCGACACGATGTTCCGGAAGAACGTCGGCCTCGAAGGCGGCGTCGCACCAGTACGCAAGTACGTCGACGACCTGATGGCAGACGTCCTCCAGGGCACCCTCGACCCCTCCCCGGTCTTCACGAAGACCGTCGACCTCGACGGCGTCCCCGACGGCTACGCGGCCATGGACGAACGCGACGCGGTGAAAGTGATGGTGAAACTCGACGACTGA